The Methylomicrobium lacus LW14 genome window below encodes:
- the corA gene encoding copper(I)-binding protein CorA: MGYTNKLKFGALILATAGSLSAFSAQAATSIATKNTEFTSANAEQTLQVKAQSWYNPTMGFTGWTHHSSWGWMKLKKGKPVTIALETAVAGLHPALTVWSRPQKKGWVPVDYVDSHSYNQSNDIYASNVQLTDDPAKPVKLGKLQMTFIANAFDRDGMGDMLPEEFDQSMLNRALDGTPGKVSLTFTPEVNGVYQFVVGGVHPDEGLSTTDFHPVKVTVSFPE; the protein is encoded by the coding sequence ATGGGATATACCAATAAATTGAAGTTTGGCGCCTTGATTTTGGCAACGGCCGGCTCCCTGTCGGCTTTTTCGGCGCAGGCGGCAACTTCGATCGCAACCAAAAATACGGAATTTACCAGTGCCAATGCCGAACAGACACTGCAAGTCAAGGCGCAATCCTGGTACAACCCGACCATGGGCTTCACCGGCTGGACGCATCACTCGTCCTGGGGCTGGATGAAGCTCAAAAAAGGCAAGCCGGTGACCATTGCGCTGGAAACAGCGGTTGCGGGATTGCACCCCGCGCTGACCGTTTGGAGCCGGCCGCAAAAGAAAGGCTGGGTCCCCGTAGATTATGTGGATTCTCATTCCTATAACCAGTCCAACGATATCTATGCTTCGAACGTTCAGCTGACAGACGATCCGGCAAAACCGGTAAAGCTTGGAAAGCTGCAAATGACTTTCATCGCGAATGCTTTCGACCGGGACGGCATGGGCGATATGCTGCCCGAAGAGTTTGATCAATCGATGCTGAATCGCGCATTGGACGGAACGCCAGGCAAGGTCAGTCTGACCTTTACCCCGGAAGTCAACGGCGTTTATCAATTCGTGGTGGGCGGCGTCCATCCGGACGAAGGACTCAGCACGACGGATTTCCACCCCGTGAAAGTGACGGTCAGCTTCCCGGAATGA